The segment GTGCGGTGATTGTTAAAGCCCGACGGCGGTCCGCACCTTTCGGTGTGGACCGCCGTCGAGATGTTGCTGGCTTCGCTGGAGGCTTAGCTTTCGCCGCCTGCCCCGCCGGTAGTGCCGGCGTTGACATCGAGAAGACGGTACTTCTCGATTGCCTGGGCCGGCGCCTGGGCATCGACCTCGCCCCTGGCCGCGAGGAGTTGGAGGGTTTTGGTGACGATGGAGTGGGTGTCGTTTTTGAAGTAGCGGCGGGCGGCTTGGCGGGTGTCGGAGAAGCCGAAGCCGTCGGCGCCGAGGGAGGCGAATTCGTTGGGGATGAATTGGCGGATTTGGTCGGGGACGGCTTTCATGTAGTCGGTGACGGCGATGACGGGTCCGGTGGCGTTGGCGAGTTGCTGGGCTACGAAGGGGGTGCGGGGTTCGTCGCCGGGGTTCAGGAAGGCGTGTTCTTCGGCGGCGAGTCCGTCGCGTCGGAGTTCGTTCCAGGAGGTCACGGACCAGACCTCGGCTGCGACTGCCCAGTCGGTGGCGAGGATGTGTTGGGCTTCGATGGCCCAGGGGATTGAGACGCCCGAGGCCAGGATGTGTGCGCGGGGCCGGTTGGTGTGTTGGTCTGCTGGTTCCGCGGGGGAGAGGAGGTAGATGCCTTTGAGGAGGCCTTCGGTGTCGAGGTTTTCCGGTTCCGCGGGTTGGCTGATGGGCTCGTTGTACACGGTGAGGTAGTACATTACGTTTCTATCGGATGCGGCTTCGGTTCCTTCGCCGCTTGCGGCGGGTCCGTACATGGTTTCGAGTCCGTGGCGGATGATGTGGCCGATTTCGTAGCCGTAGGCGGGGTCGTAGGTGCGGACGGCGGGGTTGGTGGAGGCCAGGATGGGGGAGTGGCCGTCGGCGTGTTGGAGTCCTTCGCCGGTGAGGGTGGTCCGTCCTGCGGTGGCGCCGATGATGAAGCCGCGGGTCATTTGGTCCGCGGCGGCCCAGAAGGCGTCGCCGGTGCGTTGGAAGCCGAACATGGAGTAGAACACGTAGATCGGGACGAGGGGTTCGCCGTGGGTGGCGTAGGCGGTGCCGGCGGCGGTGAACGCGGCGACGGCGCCGGCTTCGTTGATGCCGGGGTGGATGAGTTGTCCCATGGGGGATTCCTTGTAGGCCAGGACGAGGTCCCGGTCCACGGAGAGGTAGTTCTGGCCCTTGGGGTTGTAGATTTTCGCGGTGGGGAAGAACGCGTCCATGCCGAAGGTGCGTGATTCGTCCGGGACGACCGGGACGAAGCGTTTGCCGAAGTTCTTGTCCCGCATGAGGTCTTTCAGGAGCCTCACGAAGGCCATGGTGGTGGCGGCTTGTTGTTTGCCGGAGCCGCGTTTGGCGACGTCGTAGGATGTGGCCTCGGGCAGGGTGACGGGGGTGTGGGTGTGGCGGCGTTCGGGCACGGGCCCGCCCAGGGCGGCGCGGCGTTCCATCATGTACCGGATTTCCGGGGCGTCGGGGCCGGGGTGGTAGTACGGGGGCCGGTAGAGGTCGGTGTCGAGTTGTTCGTCGGTGATGGGGATGCGCAGGTGGTCCCGGAAGGCTTTGAGGTCTTCCATGGTGAGTTTCTTCATCTGGTGGGTCGCGTTGCGGCCTTCGAAGTGGGGTCCGAGTCCGTAGCCCTTGACGGTCTTGGCCAGGATCACGGTGGGTTTGCCCTTGAATTCGGTTGCGGCCTTGTACGCGGCGTAGACCTTGCGGTAGTCGTGGCCGCCGCGTTTGAGGTTCCAGATCTGTTCGTCGTCCAGGTCCGCGACCATGTCCTTGGTGGCCGGGGTTTTCCCGAAGAAGTGTTCGCGGACGAACCCGCCGGACTCGGCCTTGTAGGTCTGGTAGTCCCCGTCGACGGTTTCGTTCATGATCTTCACCAGGGACCCGTCGGTGTCTTTGGCCAGGAGGGCATCCCATTCCCGGCCCCAGACGACCTTGATCACGTTCCAGCCCGCGCCGCGGAAGAATG is part of the Arthrobacter methylotrophus genome and harbors:
- the aceE gene encoding pyruvate dehydrogenase (acetyl-transferring), homodimeric type yields the protein MNAPKERLDVAAGEETSHILSGLTSQLPDRDPEETAEWVESLDALIREQGTERAQFIMRSLLQRAGSQSVGVPMVTTTDYVNTIPADQEAPFPGNEEFERRYRAYMRWNAAVMVHRAQRADIGVGGHISTYAGAATLYEVGFNHFFRGKDHPGGGDQVFFQGHASPGMYARAFMEGRLTEEDLNGFRQEKSKQGHALSSYPHPRLMPAFWEFPTVSMGIGPMNAIYQAQSNRYLHDRGLKDTSDQQVWAFLGDGEMDEPESRGLLQLAANENLDNLNFVINCNLQRLDGPVRGNGKIMQELEAFFRGAGWNVIKVVWGREWDALLAKDTDGSLVKIMNETVDGDYQTYKAESGGFVREHFFGKTPATKDMVADLDDEQIWNLKRGGHDYRKVYAAYKAATEFKGKPTVILAKTVKGYGLGPHFEGRNATHQMKKLTMEDLKAFRDHLRIPITDEQLDTDLYRPPYYHPGPDAPEIRYMMERRAALGGPVPERRHTHTPVTLPEATSYDVAKRGSGKQQAATTMAFVRLLKDLMRDKNFGKRFVPVVPDESRTFGMDAFFPTAKIYNPKGQNYLSVDRDLVLAYKESPMGQLIHPGINEAGAVAAFTAAGTAYATHGEPLVPIYVFYSMFGFQRTGDAFWAAADQMTRGFIIGATAGRTTLTGEGLQHADGHSPILASTNPAVRTYDPAYGYEIGHIIRHGLETMYGPAASGEGTEAASDRNVMYYLTVYNEPISQPAEPENLDTEGLLKGIYLLSPAEPADQHTNRPRAHILASGVSIPWAIEAQHILATDWAVAAEVWSVTSWNELRRDGLAAEEHAFLNPGDEPRTPFVAQQLANATGPVIAVTDYMKAVPDQIRQFIPNEFASLGADGFGFSDTRQAARRYFKNDTHSIVTKTLQLLAARGEVDAQAPAQAIEKYRLLDVNAGTTGGAGGES